One Panicum virgatum strain AP13 chromosome 9K, P.virgatum_v5, whole genome shotgun sequence genomic region harbors:
- the LOC120648627 gene encoding E3 ubiquitin-protein ligase EL5-like, which produces MLAVTVSQVVALLSSALSGAEDGGGGGMEMEVGAKVAAGGERWRRRGGHDRAAAGYCCVCISACRDGEEIRSLPCGHAFHRDCVDRWLARCRRTCPLCRLHVGGGAVGLAGEEQHQLSEDLVIWFSSLFVAGL; this is translated from the coding sequence ATGCTGGCCGTGACGGTGAGCCAGGTGGTGGCGCTGCTCTCGTCGGCCCTCTCCGGcgccgaggacggcggcggcggcggcatggagaTGGAGGTCGGGGCgaaggtggcggccggcggcgagcgctggcgacgccgcggcgggcacgaccgcgcggcggcggggtacTGCTGCGTGTGCATATCGGCGTGCCGCGACGGGGAGGAGATCCGGAGCCTGCCGTGCGGCCACGCCTTCCACCGGGACTGCGTCGACCGCTGGCTGGCGCGCTGCCGGCGGACGTGCCCGCTCTGCCGCCtgcacgtcggcggcggcgccgtgggcTTGGCCGGCGAGGAGCAGCACCAGCTCAGCGAGGACCTCGTCATCTGGTTCTCTTCGCTCTTCGTCGCCGGCTTGTAG